CAGCGGGCAGGTGCTCGACGTGTGCCGCTATCAAGGCGACGTGTTTCGCTACCCCGATCCGCAAATCATCAAGAACGCGATTGCGGACCACGGCCCCATCGCCCCGGCCGGTTACGGCATCGATTTCGGTGTGTTAACGACCGGCCGGACGGTGCTGGTAGAAGTGAACGATGGTTATTCGCTCAACCCCTACGGTCTGGAATCGATGGAGTATTCCGAACTCCTCGAAGCCCGGTGGGTCGAACTCGCGAGCAAGTAAGTGAACGAATCACGGGCGCGTTCTGGCCGGTAGGAGCGCGTAAGAGAACGCGCCGAGCAGGTCACCGCGCTCACCCCCGTGACATTCAACACACTGTCGCGCGCTACGAATCCCACCCACAAACCGGATCACATCTCCCCGCCGAGCGGCGAAGCCGTCTTCCCCGCGGCGAACGGCTCCCAACCCCGCTTCCTCGAACGTGTCTAACGGGCGCGTCGGCACGCTCGGCAGTTCGATCATCGCCGGGAGCCGATCGGACACGTACACCACCGGCTCCGGGTGCTTCAGAAGGCCAACCAACTCGATTCGCTGCACCCGCCAAGTTTCGATTTCGGGTACTCGGCTGAACCGGTGAGACAGGAACCCGGCGACGCGCGACCGAGACTGAACGTACCCCCATTCCCGCGCGTTCACAAAATCCAGTAGCCCGCTCGCATGCAATCCGGCGAGGCGCTTCTGGTCCGTGTCCGGGACTGTCCCAAACGGCTCCCCGTACCCCCAGATCACCGGCGGCCCGGGCTGAACTGGAGTATCCCCCCGCTCCAACCGGGGTTTTAGCCTTTCCTCCGTCGGGAAACCTACCCCCCGCGCCACCCCGAAGCCGGGACTGTTGACGAACGCCTCAACGGTATCCTCGTGCAGTCGTCCTAACAGGTACTCCCGAAGCGTGACACCGGCTTCACTCTGCACCGCCTGTTCAAACCCGTCCAACTGCTCGGCCGTGGTGCCGATCAATGGGCGCCGAAAAGTACCCGATGGCTCGGCCACTCGATCCACCATTGATTCAAACGGGTATTTCTGTCGGAGGCGGTCACGAGTCGCCTGATCCTCCAAGGCAAACCACCCGGCAATCCCGTAGGCCGTTAGCGCAGCCGCAGTCGAGAGTGGTAAGAAGGTGGGCACACGCCGACGCACCCGGGGCCACACCCCAAGGGCCATAGCCAGTAGCAAGCACAACCCGGCTACCACCGGCAAAAGACCAAGGAGGCAGAAGAAGGCCGGGAACATACTTCCCAGAGCGAACCGAGCCCAGCGAATCGGGTGCGGGTGCGGGCGAGCTGCGGCGTGCGCAGCCAACAGAACAATCAGGGCAAAGGGCAAGGAAATGTAGAACATGGCATCTTCGTTTGTCGACCGCTCATTGGCCCGTTCGTCCAGTAAGACGGCGCGGTTCGGGCCGCATTCCACAAAGTCGTTCTGCGTGCTCCCAGAGTAGGTAGAAGCGCGATCGAGCGAACGGAATCGTGTTACGGAAGTGTCGCGAGGAATTGCTTCAAGGCCGCAACGTACTCCGGGGTCGGTGGGTCAGAGTGCCCGCCGCCCGGGATCGTCATGAACTGCTTTGGTTCGTTTGCAGCAGCGAAGAGTTTCTGGCCCAGCGAATACGGAACGATGCGATCGGCGTCCCCGTGAACCTGGAAGAGCGGACCGCGATAGTTCCGGATCTTGTCCACTGAGTTGAGCTTGGACTGCATCACCGCGCGCACCGGCAGCAGCGGGACGTGACTCGCGGCCACGTCCGGCAGAGAGGTGAAGGTGCCCTCCAGAATCAGCCCGCGTGCGCCGTCTGCTGCGGCGAGATCCACCGCTACTCCGCCCCCGAGCGAGTGCCCCACCAGCACCACATCGCTCTCGCGAACGCCACACGCCGCGGCCAAATACCGCCGGGCGGCGCGGGCGTCGTCGAGTACCCCGGTTTCGGTCGGGGCGCCGCCGCTCTTACCGTACCCGCGGTAATCAAAGACCATGACCGAAGCGCCGAGCTGGTCGCGGAAGAGCCGCAGCACCTCGCGCCGGGTCGTGATGTTTCCGCCGTTCCCGTGCGTGTACAGCACGACCGCTTGCGGGCGCTCGGCGCGCGCGAGCCACCCGTTCAGGCGAACCCCGTCCGACGACTCGATCCACACGTCCTCAATGCCGGGCGTCGGCGCCCAATCGCCCGTGGGGTACTTTCGCGGTTGGAACACGATCGAATTTTCGATGGCGGTTGCGCACCCGCTTACCGCGAGCGCCAAAAAACCGCCAACAACGAGGGCGCGAGCTCGGTTCATGTCCCCTCTCGGGCTTGGCGCTTTGGCAACGAACGTGGCGGTGCGGAATGTCGAGCCGTATGACCGCAACGCCCCACGCGGTCAATCTCAAACCAAAAGTGTTACTTCACCCGCTTATTGGCACTCGCGGTTCGCCCGAGCACCATGAACTCCATCACTCACGAGAGCTTAACGGCTCGATCCCCCGAGCCTCAAGATGCCTCGTTGCGTTCGGCCGTTCGCCTGCGTAAACTCAACGCTTCGTTACCCCCGCCCGTACCTCACACCCACTCTCCACAATGAATCGCCGCGAATTCATCGCTACCGCTGCCGTCGCATCCACCGGACCGATCTTGCTCGGCACGACCAAGAAGGCCGAAGAGAAGAAGCCGGTCATCGGCGTCGAGGGCCACAAGTACGAGTGCGTTCACAACTGGGGCGAACTGCCCGGCGAGTTCGAGTGGCAGACGACGCACAACGTCGCGCTCGACGGCGCAGGCAACGTGTACATCACGCACCAGGGGCTGAAAAACAAAAAGGGCATGGACACGGTGTTCGTGTTCGACCCGAAGGGCAAGTACATCCGCTCGTTCGGCAAAGACTGGCACGAGGGCGGCCACGGTGTCGAGATCCGCAAGGAGGGGAGCGAGGAGTTCATCTACTTCTCGAACACCTGGACCGGAACCAAGAAACTCGTGAAGACCAACCTGAAGGGCGAAACGGTGTGGGAGAAGGGGCGCCCGGAGTGCCCGGAATACGCCCCGCGCCCCGACGCGAAGGACGCGACCAAAACCGTCACCCCCGCGTACAACCCGACCAACATCTGCTGGCTGCCGGACGGCGGGTTCAACGTCGGCGACGGGTACGGCTCCAACTACATGCTCAACTACGACAAGGACGGGAAGCTCGTGAAGGTGTTCGGCGGCAGCGGAAACGGCAAGGGCAAACTCCAAACGCCGCACGGCCAGTGGGTCGATGATCGCGTGAAGGACAAGCCGGTGCTCGTGGTGTGCGACCGCGCCAACGCGCGCCTCAGCCGCTTCCAGTTGGACGGCACGCCGATCGACGCCACCGAATCCGGCAAAGTGGTCCTGTTCCCCGCGCACGCGAAGACGCGCGGCGACGTGCTCCTGGTCCCCGACCTGCACGCCCGCGTGAGCCTGTTCGACAAGGAGAACAAGCCGATCGTTCACCTGGGCGACGACGCGGAATGGCGGAAGAAGGTGCTCGATGGCTTCAAGGTGCGCTCACAGCCGAAGGAGTGGCTCCCGGGCAAGTTCGTCCACCCGCACGACGCCGCCTTCGACAAGGACGGCAACATCTTCGTCGTCGAGTGGGTCAGCACCGGACGCATCACGCTGCTGAAGAAGGTGGGCTGAAGTCGGGTGCCCCCGTCCCGCCCTTGCGGGCGGGGTTTGCTTCACCGTCGGTTCAACACGAACCGGCCGGAGTCGCGGCGGCTGGTAAACGTCGCGTCGAAGTTCGTGTTCGTCGCGGTAGCTGTTGTGCGGAACGTGCCGAACGGTCCCAGCGGTTTCTCGGCCGAGAGCACAACCACACCGTCCCCCGTTCCGACCACGTCCATCGTCGTCGTGTATCGGAACGGGATCACTTTCGCGAACCGCCCGCGGTACTTCACGCGGTACGCATCATCACCGAGCGGGGTGAACGTCGCGTGCAGCGGCCCGGTGTGGCCGTTCTTGTCGCTGACCCAGTACCCGGACCACTTCCCGCTCAGCCCGGGAGCGGAGGGTGCGGCAGTGGGCTGTGCGAAACTTACCGTCGGCAGCGCACAAAGTGCGATCAGAGACAGCACTCGATACATCGGCATAACCTCTTGAGGACCGGGCAGGTATTCTACTTTTCCGGTCGCGATGTGCCGGTGTCCAGAGCACTTTGAACTCGTAATTGAGGTGCTTTAGAGCCGCCCTGCGAGTTGCTCTGGTTGTATCGAATTCGTGGAGATTGCGTCGTGATCCGTCTCGCTCTCGCTCTCGCGCTCGTGTTATTTGCATTTGCTTCGCCCGTGTTTGCCATCGAACCAGAGAAGATCGACCTCTTTGAAGCCGACCGGGGCGGGTACAAGCAGTACCGCATCCCCGGAATCGTGGTCACGAAATCGGGCACTGTGCTTGCGTACTGCGAAGCGCGCAAGAGCACACGCGGTGATTGGGGCGCGATCGACATTCTGCTCCGGCGCAGCACAGACGGCGGTAAGACCTGGGACGAGCCGAAGAAGATCGCAGACGTACCCGGGCCGAAGGAGAAGAACCCCGTCGCGCTCGCGCAGAAACTCGCGAACAAGGACGACGTGACGTACAACAACCCTGTCATGATCGCGGATAAATCGGGCGCGGTTCACCTGCTCTTCTGCCTCGAATACATGCGGTGCTTTTACGCCCGATCCAACGACGACGGCAAGACGTGGACCGCACCCGTCGAGATCACCGCGAGCGCGTTTGATCCCATCAAGAAGGGATACGACTGGAAGGTACTCGCCACCGGCCCCGGCCACGGCATTCAACTCAAAAGCGGTCGGCTGCTCTGCCCCGTGTGGCTCTCGCTCGGCACCGGCGGCCACGCCCACCGACCGAGCATCGTAACCACGATCTACAGCGACGATCTGGGCAAAACCTGGAAGCCCGGCGAGATCGCGATCCCACACGCGGCCGAGTCAGTGAACCCCAACGAGTCGTGCGTTGCGGAACTGTCCGATGGCACCGTGATGCTGAACGCGCGGAGCGAATCGAAGAACAACCGCCGGCTCGTGACACTGAGCGCTGATGGCGCGACCAAGTGGAGCAAGCCTGCGTTCGACGACGCACTCACGGAACCGGTCTGCGTGGGCAGTTTGCTCGCGGTCCCGGGCAAGAAGCCGCTGTTACTCTTCAGCAATCCCGACAACTTGGAAAAGGCCGGCGCAAAAGCTCCGCCCACACCCGGTAGCGGTCGCGATCGCAAGAACGTGACCGTGCGATTGAGTGAAGATGACGGCAAGACGTGGACCGCGAAGCGCAGCGTCGAAACCGGCTTCAGCGCCTATTCGGACCTCGCGCTCGCGAAGGACGGAACCGTGCTGCTCTTCTACGAGCGTGCCGGCGAAAAGGGCACGAACTACGGCCGACTCACGCTGGCGCGATTCGGAGCGGAGTGGATCAAGGAGAAGTAGGAACCTTCGTGAATTCAAAAGGCAGGTTGGCCACAAAAAAGCACAAAGAGCACAAAAGAAAACAGAAGAGTAGAAGCGAAACCTGAATGATCTCAGTTCTGCGCTTTTGGTTTCCTTTTGTGCCCTTTGTGCTTTTTTGTGGCCAATCTGCCTTTTGAATTCAGCTTCATTCTTGCTTGCCGATCCACTTGAGGACTGTGGAACCGGGAACGACCATCTTCACCACCATCTGGAGCGTGGAGCCTTTTGGGTGCGGTTCGGGTTTGGCCGGGTCTTTCGGCTTATCGTCCTTCTTGTCACCCTTCTTATCGTCCGCGCGCGAGGCGCCCTTCTTGGGCACCTTGAGTGCGCGAATCCGGCGCGCCGGGTTCTTGCCGTCGTCGCCCGCGTCGAGGCTGAGTGTGAGTGCCGCCATGCCGACCACCGCGCCGTACTTGCTCAGCACCGGCGCGCCGCTCGATCCGCTCGCGTACTCGGCGGAAATACCCATCCACTTCTCGGTTTTGCCGTCTTCGTTGGTGTTCGTGCTGTACCGCGTGACGGTCCCCTGCGTGTACAAGTAGAACAGATCGCCGGGGTGACTGATGACCCCGACCCACGATCCGACCTCTGCGTGCCCCGACGCGACCGGCAGCGGGGTGAGCCCCTTCGCCGCGATGCGGAACACCGCGATGTCGGCCGTCTTGTCGCCGCCGATGAAGTCGGTGACGGGGTACACGTTCCCGTCGCGGTCCGCAGCGCCGAACACTTCGTCCGGCTTCAGATCCTCGAACACGTGCCAGTTGGTGACCAGCACGCCATCGGCCGCGGCGACCCACGCGGTCGCGTAAGTGCCGCTCTCCCAGTTCCCGTCCTTGTCCGGGTAGACGCTCCCGACAATGAACACGCTGCGAACGGCGGCCTTGTACACGTCTTCCGGCGCCAGCACCTTGTCGCCGGGTTTGGTGGTCGCGACCTTCGCGGGGCCGGACTTCATTCGGGCGACGAGTTTGTCGTGCGCCAGTAGTTTGCCGGCCTTCGCGAGTTCTTCGAGCTTGTCGTAGAACTGCTTGTACATTTCATCGTCGTCGATGTACTTCGGCTCGCGCGGCGCTTCCGTTCGCAACTGCTGCGCCGGCGCGGGGGCGGCAA
The Gemmata palustris DNA segment above includes these coding regions:
- a CDS encoding alpha/beta hydrolase, giving the protein MNRARALVVGGFLALAVSGCATAIENSIVFQPRKYPTGDWAPTPGIEDVWIESSDGVRLNGWLARAERPQAVVLYTHGNGGNITTRREVLRLFRDQLGASVMVFDYRGYGKSGGAPTETGVLDDARAARRYLAAACGVRESDVVLVGHSLGGGVAVDLAAADGARGLILEGTFTSLPDVAASHVPLLPVRAVMQSKLNSVDKIRNYRGPLFQVHGDADRIVPYSLGQKLFAAANEPKQFMTIPGGGHSDPPTPEYVAALKQFLATLP
- a CDS encoding peptidase, whose product is MNRREFIATAAVASTGPILLGTTKKAEEKKPVIGVEGHKYECVHNWGELPGEFEWQTTHNVALDGAGNVYITHQGLKNKKGMDTVFVFDPKGKYIRSFGKDWHEGGHGVEIRKEGSEEFIYFSNTWTGTKKLVKTNLKGETVWEKGRPECPEYAPRPDAKDATKTVTPAYNPTNICWLPDGGFNVGDGYGSNYMLNYDKDGKLVKVFGGSGNGKGKLQTPHGQWVDDRVKDKPVLVVCDRANARLSRFQLDGTPIDATESGKVVLFPAHAKTRGDVLLVPDLHARVSLFDKENKPIVHLGDDAEWRKKVLDGFKVRSQPKEWLPGKFVHPHDAAFDKDGNIFVVEWVSTGRITLLKKVG
- a CDS encoding sialidase family protein, yielding MIRLALALALVLFAFASPVFAIEPEKIDLFEADRGGYKQYRIPGIVVTKSGTVLAYCEARKSTRGDWGAIDILLRRSTDGGKTWDEPKKIADVPGPKEKNPVALAQKLANKDDVTYNNPVMIADKSGAVHLLFCLEYMRCFYARSNDDGKTWTAPVEITASAFDPIKKGYDWKVLATGPGHGIQLKSGRLLCPVWLSLGTGGHAHRPSIVTTIYSDDLGKTWKPGEIAIPHAAESVNPNESCVAELSDGTVMLNARSESKNNRRLVTLSADGATKWSKPAFDDALTEPVCVGSLLAVPGKKPLLLFSNPDNLEKAGAKAPPTPGSGRDRKNVTVRLSEDDGKTWTAKRSVETGFSAYSDLALAKDGTVLLFYERAGEKGTNYGRLTLARFGAEWIKEK
- a CDS encoding S1 family peptidase yields the protein MRPRLMTGTTVRRAFLPVVFVTFAFAAPAPAQQLRTEAPREPKYIDDDEMYKQFYDKLEELAKAGKLLAHDKLVARMKSGPAKVATTKPGDKVLAPEDVYKAAVRSVFIVGSVYPDKDGNWESGTYATAWVAAADGVLVTNWHVFEDLKPDEVFGAADRDGNVYPVTDFIGGDKTADIAVFRIAAKGLTPLPVASGHAEVGSWVGVISHPGDLFYLYTQGTVTRYSTNTNEDGKTEKWMGISAEYASGSSGAPVLSKYGAVVGMAALTLSLDAGDDGKNPARRIRALKVPKKGASRADDKKGDKKDDKPKDPAKPEPHPKGSTLQMVVKMVVPGSTVLKWIGKQE